The following are from one region of the Abiotrophia defectiva ATCC 49176 genome:
- a CDS encoding ATP-grasp domain-containing protein produces MNYLMMSPHFPKNLQNFAIRLKERGVNVLGIGTEPYDWLSPELRGSLTEYYRVEDMEDLDEVKRAVAFLIYKHGPIDRLESNNEYWLELDAALREQFNVPGVKPRDLEKTKYKSKMKKLFEKAGIPVVPGYLIKNESQLNKALKEAGLPAVAKPDRGVGTAATYRLETKEDVATFLSEWDQSIPYFVEPYVLDAELCTFDGLVDENGQIVFSTSFVYSLPTLELIEGQCDYTNIVQKDVEPKLAEYGQAAVKAFGMKERFFHIEFFRRKKGDYVAIEYNNRLAGGYTIDLYNYAYGCDLYAIYADIVTGRLEEIPSYDRHYGVGISRRDELSYAHNVDEIRARYGDRVKMVDRLPDAFSAIMGNEFLVVLADTQEEVEEVSQYVHKKQGGQ; encoded by the coding sequence ATGAATTACTTGATGATGTCCCCCCATTTCCCTAAAAACCTCCAGAATTTCGCAATTCGACTCAAAGAGCGTGGTGTGAATGTATTGGGGATTGGCACAGAGCCCTATGACTGGCTCTCACCAGAGTTACGTGGAAGCCTCACTGAATATTACCGTGTCGAGGATATGGAAGACCTTGATGAGGTGAAGCGTGCGGTAGCTTTCTTAATTTATAAGCATGGCCCAATTGATCGTTTGGAATCTAACAATGAGTACTGGTTAGAGTTAGATGCTGCCTTACGCGAGCAATTCAACGTACCTGGGGTCAAACCTCGTGACTTAGAAAAAACCAAGTATAAGTCAAAAATGAAGAAGTTATTTGAGAAAGCTGGCATTCCAGTGGTGCCAGGTTATCTAATCAAAAATGAAAGTCAACTCAATAAAGCTTTGAAGGAAGCTGGCCTCCCTGCAGTAGCAAAACCTGACCGTGGGGTAGGGACTGCAGCAACCTATCGACTTGAGACCAAAGAAGATGTTGCGACCTTCTTGTCCGAGTGGGACCAATCCATTCCCTATTTTGTGGAACCTTATGTCTTGGATGCGGAGCTCTGCACATTTGACGGTTTAGTTGATGAAAATGGCCAGATTGTCTTCTCAACGAGCTTTGTCTATTCCTTGCCAACCCTAGAATTGATTGAGGGCCAGTGCGATTACACCAACATTGTCCAAAAGGATGTAGAGCCTAAGTTGGCTGAGTACGGCCAGGCAGCAGTTAAGGCCTTTGGAATGAAGGAACGCTTCTTCCATATTGAATTCTTCCGTCGTAAAAAGGGAGACTACGTAGCCATCGAGTATAATAACCGACTGGCTGGCGGTTACACAATCGATCTATATAACTATGCTTATGGTTGTGATCTCTATGCTATCTACGCCGATATCGTAACTGGAAGGCTAGAAGAAATCCCAAGCTATGATCGACATTATGGGGTGGGTATCTCACGCCGTGATGAGTTATCATACGCGCACAATGTTGATGAGATTCGGGCAAGATACGGTGACCGTGTCAAAATGGTTGATCGCTTGCCAGATGCTTTTTCAGCCATTATGGGGAATGAGTTTTTAGTCGTTCTTGCGGATACCCAAGAAGAAGTTGAAGAAGTAAGTCAATATGTACATAAGAAACAAGGAGGACAATAA
- a CDS encoding esterase family protein, with protein MHVEWLSHWSGQLNREMPLNRYGHAGLPIVVFPSSGGTHNEYADFGMIDACRDSIEAGRVQFFTLASVDSESWLADWKYPHDRAEMHRAYERYVISEAIPFIKHKTGWFDPMMTTGCSMGAYHALNFFLQHPDVFRGVIALSGVYDARFFVGEYGDDEAIYSNSPSDYVFNQHDPWFLDQYRQSNIIVCTGHGPWEHDGLPSFYKVKEALEMKGVPAWFDEWGGDVAHDWPWWRVQMPYFLSRLGL; from the coding sequence ATGCACGTAGAATGGTTAAGTCACTGGAGTGGTCAACTCAATCGCGAAATGCCTCTCAATCGTTATGGTCATGCCGGACTACCGATTGTGGTCTTCCCGTCATCAGGCGGAACCCACAATGAATATGCCGACTTCGGTATGATTGATGCTTGTCGGGATTCCATTGAGGCAGGACGGGTTCAATTTTTCACCTTAGCTAGTGTTGACAGTGAAAGTTGGTTGGCCGACTGGAAATACCCACACGATCGTGCAGAAATGCATCGGGCTTATGAGCGTTATGTCATTAGCGAAGCGATTCCTTTTATTAAGCATAAGACGGGCTGGTTTGATCCAATGATGACGACGGGGTGCAGTATGGGGGCCTACCATGCGCTCAACTTCTTCCTCCAACATCCAGATGTTTTCCGCGGGGTGATTGCCTTAAGTGGGGTCTATGATGCACGTTTCTTTGTAGGGGAATATGGCGATGATGAGGCAATCTATTCTAATTCGCCGAGTGATTATGTCTTCAACCAACATGATCCTTGGTTCCTTGATCAATACCGTCAATCCAATATTATTGTCTGTACCGGGCATGGGCCTTGGGAGCATGATGGTTTACCATCCTTCTATAAGGTGAAAGAAGCCTTAGAAATGAAGGGAGTACCTGCTTGGTTCGACGAGTGGGGTGGCGATGTAGCGCATGACTGGCCATGGTGGCGCGTGCAGATGCCATATTTCTTGAGTCGTTTAGGCTTATAA